A single genomic interval of Zingiber officinale cultivar Zhangliang chromosome 4A, Zo_v1.1, whole genome shotgun sequence harbors:
- the LOC121969690 gene encoding probable leucine-rich repeat receptor-like protein kinase At1g68400 encodes MDFSSKTMSMLFIATLLLELTCIAASGNRSRQQVLYVSEAADLIKLRNSFSPPLILYANWTGSPCSTNGSQWFGITCHNSRVAGVSLPGMRLSGSIPSTVLQNLWYLASLDLSNNALYGMLPTLQGLINLRVVSFASNQFSGAIPLQFVALPNLAKLELQDNNLSGTIPAFDQQALARFNVSHNHLEGRIPSNPVLQGFPTTSFANNLQLCGKPLANPCSSPTSPAPPSAGTAASSQSSGKSLRSWAIVLIVISALAGVCMATFCILFCLKRRSKKATEKAFDLEASLAKGSGTSEIISEANQNKNLMFYDREKATCGLDDLMRSPAEWLGKGELGNTFRAMPESGRIMVVKRLHGVNGVSKEEFVQQMQLLGRLRHKNLVEMLSFHCSKEEKLVVFEHVSGGNLFQLLHDNRGEARIVLKWAARLNIVKGISRGLAYLHESTPFHKILHANLKSSNVLIDHNEEGKEYNSRLTDYGFYSILPSTQIHSLAVGKVPEFSQGMKLADKADVYCFGLILLEVVTGRFPGDEEDLPGWVRSNVTNGRPTDILDMEIASEKERYPDILKLTQIALDCLEIDPERRPVMNEVVKRTEEI; translated from the exons ATGGATTTCAGTAGCAAAACCATGTCCATGTTATTCATAGCTACTTTGTTGCTGGAGCTGACTTGCATTGCAGCTTCAGGCAATAGATCAAGACAGCAGGTGCTTTATGTAAGCGAAGCTGCCGACCTGATTAAGCTTCGCAATTCCTTTAGCCCTCCTCTAATCCTCTATGCCAACTGGACTGGCTCTCCTTGCTCCACTAATGGATCCCAATGGTTTGGCATCACTTGCCATAACTCAAGAGTGGCTGGCGTTTCCCTTCCAGGAATGCGACTCTCAGGCTCCATCCCTTCCACAGTTCTCCAAAATCTGTGGTACTTGGCCTCCCTTGATCTTAGCAATAACGCCCTCTATGGCATGCTTCCTACTCTCCAGGGCCTTATCAATCTCCGAGTTGTCTCCTTTGCGAGTAATCAATTCTCGGGAGCGATTCCTCTGCAGTTTGTGGCTCTGCCTAACTTAGCTAAGTTGGAGCTCCAGGATAACAATCTCAGTGGAACAATTCCAGCATTTGATCAGCAAGCACTGGCGCGGTTCAATGTGTCACACAACCACCTTGAAGGAAGAATCCCGAGCAACCCTGTGTTGCAAGGGTTTCCTACCACTTCATTTGCCAACAATTTGCAGCTGTGTGGGAAGCCTTTGGCCAACCCATGCTCCTCCCCAACTTCTCCAGCTCCTCCAAGCGCAGGCACCGCAGCGAGCAGTCAATCGAGCGGCAAGTCATTGAGGTCTTGGGCTATTGTCCTGATCGTGATCAGTGCCCTGGCAGGCGTTTGCATGGCGACGTTTTGCATCTTGTTCTGCTTGAAGAGGCGGAGTAAGAAGGCCACAGAGAAAGCATTTGATCTAG AAGCTTCCCTCGCAAAGGGCTCAGGAACTTCAGAGATCATATCAGAGGCGAATCAAAACAAGAACTTGATGTTCTACGACAGAGAGAAGGCTACCTGTGGCCTCGACGATCTGATGAGATCTCCAGCAGAGTGGTTGGGAAAGGGGGAGTTGGGGAACACCTTCAGAGCAATGCCGGAGTCGGGTCGTATCATGGTGGTGAAGAGGCTGCACGGCGTCAATGGAGTCAGCAAGGAGGAGTTTGTCCAACAGATGCAGCTACTGGGAAGGTTGAGGCACAAGAACCTGGTGGAGATGCTTTCCTTCCACTGCTCCAAGGAGGAGAAGCTGGTCGTCTTTGAGCATGTCTCCGGAGGAAACTTGTTTCAGCTTCTACATG ATAACCGAGGCGAGGCAAGGATCGTTTTGAAGTGGGCAGCGCGACTGAATATTGTGAAGGGAATATCAAGGGGCTTAGCCTATCTCCATGAGAGCACGCCGTTTCACAAAATTCTGCATGCAAACTTGAAGTCATCAAATGTTCTCATTGATCATAACGAAGAAGGCAAAGAATACAATTCTAGGCTTACAGATTATGGTTTCTACTCTATTCTACCTTCAACTCAAATCCACAGCTTGGCGGTTGGAAAGGTACCTGAATTTTCTCAGGGCATGAAGCTTGCAGACAAGGCTGATGTTTATTGCTTCGGCCTCATTCTCCTGGAAGTTGTTACTGGTCGATTTCCGGGAGATGAGGAAGATCTACCGGGGTGGGTGAGATCCAATGTCACTAACGGACGGCCTACTGATATCCTGGACATGGAAATAGCTTCGGAGAAAGAGAGGTATCCAGATATACTGAAGCTGACTCAAATTGCTCTTGATTGTTTAGAGATAGATCCTGAACGCCGTCCAGTTATGAACGAAGTGGTCAAGAGAACAGAAGAAATCTGa
- the LOC121969689 gene encoding uncharacterized protein LOC121969689 isoform X3, which translates to MQEVAGERGGYLHGRGALDSDDLLYLKEQMEAEEDAERLLRRTEKRAFAAFKKAASLVDSSPAPLPLPLRVEPKPKSGIRQQDILKKIIQVMPKKQKVSSPSLLQSEHSNQSSSGRGSIPVDSEGKLEKSLSPSRPSEVHKISCSVVTNSPQREQEQEVDARPETTVKSLLGLAYESSDEE; encoded by the exons ATGCAGGAAGTTGCCGGTGAACGTGGAGGATACCTTCATGGGCGAGGCG CTTTGGACAGCGATGACTTGCTATACCTTAAGGAACAGATGGAAGCTGAGGAAGATGCTGAACGGCTTCTTCGACGGACTGAAAAACGGGCATTTGCTGCATTTAAA AAAGCTGCAAGTTTGGTGGATTCGTCACCTGCACCTTTGCCCTTGCCACTTCGGGTTGAACCAAAGCCAAAGAGTGGAATAAG ACAGCAGGATATCTTGAAAAAAATTATCCAGGTTATGCCAAAGAAGCAAAAGGTTTCAAGTCCTAGTTTGCTGCAATCTGAGCATTCCAACCAATCCTCATCTGGAAGAGGTTCGATACCCGTAGACAGTGAGGGAAAACTGGAAAAGAGTCTCTCTCCTTCAAGGCCATCAGAAGTTCATAAAATTTCATGTTCAGTTGTCACCAACTCACCACAGCGAGAGCAAGAACAGGAGGTAGATGCAAGGCCAGAGACTACTGTCAAAAGTTTGCTTGGATTAGCATATGAAAGCTCTGACGAGGAATGA
- the LOC121969689 gene encoding uncharacterized protein LOC121969689 isoform X1, protein MSGKEVREYTNLSDPKDRKWGKGKDKIDDEDITFQRMVAKMQEVAGERGGYLHGRGGTCFYWFLAVCFPMISLSLLYLQLWTAMTCYTLRNRWKLRKMLNGFFDGLKNGHLLHLKAASLVDSSPAPLPLPLRVEPKPKSGIRQQDILKKIIQVMPKKQKVSSPSLLQSEHSNQSSSGRGSIPVDSEGKLEKSLSPSRPSEVHKISCSVVTNSPQREQEQEVDARPETTVKSLLGLAYESSDEE, encoded by the exons ATGTCAGGCAAGGAAGTGCGCGAATACACCAACCTCAGCGACCCGAAAG ATCGAAAATGGGGCAAGGGAAAGGACAAGATCGATGACGAAGATATCACGTTCCAACGGATGGTAGCAAAG ATGCAGGAAGTTGCCGGTGAACGTGGAGGATACCTTCATGGGCGAGGCGGTACTTGTTTTTACTGGTTTCTAGCAGTATGTTTTCCAATGATTTCATTGAGTCTGCTATATCTTCAGCTTTGGACAGCGATGACTTGCTATACCTTAAGGAACAGATGGAAGCTGAGGAAGATGCTGAACGGCTTCTTCGACGGACTGAAAAACGGGCATTTGCTGCATTTAAA AGCTGCAAGTTTGGTGGATTCGTCACCTGCACCTTTGCCCTTGCCACTTCGGGTTGAACCAAAGCCAAAGAGTGGAATAAG ACAGCAGGATATCTTGAAAAAAATTATCCAGGTTATGCCAAAGAAGCAAAAGGTTTCAAGTCCTAGTTTGCTGCAATCTGAGCATTCCAACCAATCCTCATCTGGAAGAGGTTCGATACCCGTAGACAGTGAGGGAAAACTGGAAAAGAGTCTCTCTCCTTCAAGGCCATCAGAAGTTCATAAAATTTCATGTTCAGTTGTCACCAACTCACCACAGCGAGAGCAAGAACAGGAGGTAGATGCAAGGCCAGAGACTACTGTCAAAAGTTTGCTTGGATTAGCATATGAAAGCTCTGACGAGGAATGA
- the LOC121969689 gene encoding uncharacterized protein LOC121969689 isoform X2, with protein MSGKEVREYTNLSDPKDRKWGKGKDKIDDEDITFQRMVAKMQEVAGERGGYLHGRGALDSDDLLYLKEQMEAEEDAERLLRRTEKRAFAAFKKAASLVDSSPAPLPLPLRVEPKPKSGIRQQDILKKIIQVMPKKQKVSSPSLLQSEHSNQSSSGRGSIPVDSEGKLEKSLSPSRPSEVHKISCSVVTNSPQREQEQEVDARPETTVKSLLGLAYESSDEE; from the exons ATGTCAGGCAAGGAAGTGCGCGAATACACCAACCTCAGCGACCCGAAAG ATCGAAAATGGGGCAAGGGAAAGGACAAGATCGATGACGAAGATATCACGTTCCAACGGATGGTAGCAAAG ATGCAGGAAGTTGCCGGTGAACGTGGAGGATACCTTCATGGGCGAGGCG CTTTGGACAGCGATGACTTGCTATACCTTAAGGAACAGATGGAAGCTGAGGAAGATGCTGAACGGCTTCTTCGACGGACTGAAAAACGGGCATTTGCTGCATTTAAA AAAGCTGCAAGTTTGGTGGATTCGTCACCTGCACCTTTGCCCTTGCCACTTCGGGTTGAACCAAAGCCAAAGAGTGGAATAAG ACAGCAGGATATCTTGAAAAAAATTATCCAGGTTATGCCAAAGAAGCAAAAGGTTTCAAGTCCTAGTTTGCTGCAATCTGAGCATTCCAACCAATCCTCATCTGGAAGAGGTTCGATACCCGTAGACAGTGAGGGAAAACTGGAAAAGAGTCTCTCTCCTTCAAGGCCATCAGAAGTTCATAAAATTTCATGTTCAGTTGTCACCAACTCACCACAGCGAGAGCAAGAACAGGAGGTAGATGCAAGGCCAGAGACTACTGTCAAAAGTTTGCTTGGATTAGCATATGAAAGCTCTGACGAGGAATGA